ATGATCCAGAAATGAAGCACTGCTGCCCGATTGTTGCAGCCTCTGTCTTGGTTGTGATACACATCGTGTTTGCGGCTGCTTGCAGAGACGCTCTTTGTGCACCATCTCGCGTTATAGCCGTCTACCCCGTGAGCCTGACTTGATAGCAACATACAGTTATCTTTTTTTGAAAGAAAGGATATTCTACGAGTCAACAAAGTCAGACAGAACGAAGCTCGTCGCGGAGCCCCATGAGGCGTTTTCGCAAGGTTCAGGCGCCACACGCTGCTAGCAGCGCCAGCGTGCGATCAACCACTCGAGGTCACCTTTGCGAAGCCCGTCTGTTTCTGGGCTGCCGTTTCATCGGGAAAAGTGTGATCTCGTGTATGTCACCATGCTGGCCCCTGGTTTTCTGAAGGTTacagtctcctttctttcgaGAACGAACAAGACAGCTTTTGACGAATGCCTGCGCCTGGATGCAAAGGCAACAGAGGGGATCCTTGAGTTGTTGCCGGTCTTGCTGGTCCCTTCTCAGGGGGCATGTGCATCCGACATCTTCCTTGTTTCCTGGCCCCTTGACATGTTGCGCATCCCCTTTGTTGTCTCCCATTAACAAGCGCGTGCTTTTACGCTCAGTGGCCTAGTCATATGCAGCTGCTAGTATCGCGAAAGTCCCTATTGCAGCACCGCTTACCTAAATTTGCAGAAAGTGTGCGCAGTCCCTGGAAATCGTTCTTTGTCTTTGTACGTTGGTCGCCTGCGGGTTCCTCTCTCGACGTAGGAGGGAACAGTGCATGCTCTGTCCGTTGCCGCCCCAGAGGTTTTCAATTGCCGTGCCATAAAGTGTGCCACACACGAAAAAAGCACACGGCTTGCGCCATAGCACATCCGGTATCAGAGGCGTTCCTACTAACGCATGAGACAACGCCGAAGGCCTGCTGACGATTCTCACCTAAAATCGGTGTTAGTTTACAATAATGTCGTCGCAAGCTTCGGCTAGAACCGGGCTGAGCCCGGCAGAGGAGGCATTTCTGTCTTACGACTGGGCAAAGAGCGCGAAATGGCAAGCGTACCTCGACAGCTTATATCCCACTCCACCGCTGAACAAGATGatgaagtggaagaagaaattcTTCAAGACACACGAGGTGGGTTCTACTTGAATTGCTCCTGTCGGGCTTGCTTCACGGTTTTCCATTTCGCATCCTGTGGTTCTACACAACAacggcgcgcatgcacacgaACACACGCGTGGTCTGAGTGTAGAATGAGTTCTGTGTGTCACATATCCTTTCCGCAGTGAATTCTCTACTGTAAAAACATCATGAATAGGTCTACTGTGCCAAGCTGTGCATGAATGAACCATGGTCGTTTATCGGGTTGGAGGACTCGCAGACATGAATTCCATAGGAAAGATGCAGGATGTGTTAACGGTGGCTTACTGATAAGAAACAGGGAGATGGCCGTGTAGAGACAGTCGCTTGGGCCACAAACGATCTCTTACATCGATATGCAGGCACTTAAATGTGATCCTCTGAACGAAATTCAACGTGTGTGGTACAGTGACGGATCGCATTATTTCTCTCCTGCTACACTTACCCCTCGCGTATGAACATTGACTGCCTACGACAGCGAGCCGACTTGTTATCCAAACTGAAAGTTAGCGAGCTTGATAAAAAAGGAGGGGCAAAATCCATTTTCTGGACTTGCTCATCTTCAAGGGGCCACAAAGACCGGAAATTGCACGAAGTATCCGTGTCGATGTGGATCTCGTGAATTGATTCTCGACTTCCACTCCCTCGTATGATGCGCTGTTCTAACTGCAGGACCCAACATTCGTTCCGGATTCCCCCGCTCTGGCAGCTGCCCTGAATGAGGAGGATCCATCGAACGCTCAGCAGTCGCACACTCAACCTCCATCGTCGGGAACAAGCGGAAATGTGCCAACATATTCGTATTCTCAGCCTTCTCAGAGATTCTCCCCACCGGCACGAAGGTCCTTCCTCCGATCCAAACTTCTTCCGCCACTCTGTGCTGTGGGTCTCGTCGTCGGTGTCATCCTTTCTTTACTTTCAGTCTTTACACCTCGTCAGGACTCCGAGCCGTCGACGGTAAGTCCTCTCCGCTGCCACACTCGTGCTGCTACACGTGACGAAAGGGAGAAGCTAGATACTGGATTTAGGCATTCTAGGTGTCTAGCACTCTCggatcttctttctctcaaACGCTGCAGGACACATGTCCGTTTTTTGACTTTTGTCCCTGCGACCGCAGGTGCATGCTGGCATGTAACACTGTTTCGCGGCTAGTCGAGGAAAGTTGCCCGAAAGAGGTTGAAGAGGATACGTTCTTTTTTCATTAGTGCGAGTGTAACCGAAACGCCCCTTACTCTTCGGATAGGACAAAAACACTGGTGCGTGGACCGTactttcgctcttcccttttcttgcggtgtctctttcaACGCACAGCGCCCCGGACTGACGGGTTCCAGTGTGCTCTTCGtatcgtttcttctgcacgTGTACATCGTCTTGGGAGGCCCGCCAGTTCGCTTCTCAAATTTCACGGAGTCAATCAGTACAAACCTCCCGCCGTACGTCCAGCAAGCTCTGCACTTGGATGCTGCTCACGCAATCTTCTACTTGCTGTTCACGGCGTCAATGCCTCCCTCGCTTCCGGTCACCCTCTCTCCAGCCATTTCAgcccttctcgtcttctccactttgatgggagaaggagacggcaTTCCAGTCGTTGTCAAAACGTAAGCGTGGAGTACCGGCTCCGAGAGTATCCCCTATTCATGGGACTGATGTTACGCTTGGTTTTGCGGTCTGTATCGGCGTTTAAGCAGGAAAAAATGGACTGGATGCATCCGGATGTGCACGGGCAGGATTCTGGAAAATCCCTCCGTTCTGGCCGCCAACACGGCAGAAAAATAGAAGtaaaagaacgagaaacgaggCTAGGTCAACAGATTGGTGATAGTCAATTTGGCGTTGTTCGACGAGGTTCTTCCCATAAATTCTTGAATCTATGGTATCTGTTGCGTTCACTACTCTGCAGGTTCCCTTTCACGTGAAAATTTGTGTATTTCCAGACTGCGGTGTTGTTACGTCCTGCAGCAACTCCCTCGTGCTCAAGGCCATTACGAAGGTGCAGATGAATGTAAGTCTTTTCTGACATTACCTAAATGTGATTGGGTCATCTACTAGTTTCTTTTCTATAGAGAGGACTGGCGGCGGTTGATCCTGAGAAAAACTCGAGGCGTTGCATGGGTGCCACGATAGTTTCGCTTGAACACACACGACGGGTACCCTGATTTTTTGTGGCCTCTTGTTTTTGCAGAGAATGCTCCTCATGCAACAGCGTGCCGACGTCGAAGTCTTCTttggcgtcttcttcattgTGTCACGGATTTTGACTCTCAATTTTTCGGTCTCCCACAGCATTATTCCCATTTTCCTTTACTTCCACCTCTTCCGAATTCGGTACGCAAGAAGACACCGATTTGACATCTGAACGTTTGCGTACATTCATTTTCACCACTCGAGAGGAGATGCCGATGGCAAAATCGCATATTGCTCTGTCAACATATTTCAGCCTTGGCGTCACAGTTTGTCTTTGCTGTAGAGAGACATGCCCACGCACACTTTTCTGGTCAACAGGAAATTACACAAATTAAACGACCTGGTTCTGTGAGACCTATAGTCGCTTCGTCGCTCATCGATCACAAACACATTCACCGGTCTGTTCTCTGTCGGCCCTTCACGATTGGCTGTTGGCAGCGGTGTGGTCGTTGATGCTGATGCGCTACGTGTGCTGTCATCGTGATTTTCTCTTCTGATAACTTTGCGTATAATAGCGGCGCTCGGCGCCATAGTAGAGCACATGCACAGTGACTCAGTTCAGCCACAGGCATTCAGGGCAAAATGTAGTGCCTGAGCAAAGAAATAACGTTTTGCTCGTGTTTTTGTTCTGTGGCATTGCCAGCTACTCTACATGCGGTTTCACGCACACTACGTTCCGGCGAATTGATGGTAATGCATGACACCAGGAATGAAAAAGTCGAATGGCTGTAGACAATGTTACCTTCAGTTGGACGAAGCATATTatccctcgttctcttcgacGGTTTCCACCCTGACACGTGATGCATGTTGTATTTCAACCACTGCATTGAGAGCCGCATACGGCACTAGCCACAGGCAACGACTTTCGTATAGCATTGAACATTTGACGAAACGACACCAACAAAACGCGCTGGAACTTCCACTGACGCATGCTTTGAAACCTCATCATTTAATGTCGGAGAACACGACTTTTAGCGATTCGTTATTGCTAACAAACCAAACTGGTGTTTGTACGTTTATGATTTTGTCCATTTCCAGCGCGAAAACAGTCATCATCAGCATACTAGACAGGGACAACCTGCTAGTCCTCCGCGCATAGACTGGCTCGATGGTTGACAGCTTGGGTTGTGTCCCGATGTGATGTACAGCGAtcgcgacgcagagaacaATATCGATATGCATTCAGCGGAAGGTGGCGTGTGGGACTCCCCGAACGGGACGTTTTTTCTTGTCGTGAATAATGCTACACCTGCAGCTtgcgtttcttgtcttcgtGTGCAGCCTTCATTTCTGGACTCGTGTACAAGCCGATGTGCCCGCCATTTGTTGCCTCTTTATACCGTCGGGTACGTGCTGAAGTAGTGTGCGCTATGCACTAGACCTAGCGCCTCTATTTTCATTTTCTTCAGCTTTACCGCCGTTCGCAGAAATGCCGTGCCACTGGGGATCATGGCCAGCGAGCCTACATTTGGGTGCTGCCCCTGGAGAACGTTTCTGTTTCGGAATTTGACGGGGAATGATGGGCTTCTCCTAGTCTTTGGGAGTTGTCTCAAAGACTAAGCCAGCTTTCGTTTTAGGGTGTTGGACAAGACAGCGACAGTGATAGTGTATGTCGGATTGATTCAGAAAAAATCTATGACTAGACCCCATCCCTATCAGACTTCCGTGTTTGCTGTCTTCCTTCCAGGTTCAGACACTGTGCAAGGCCCTGGTAAATCCTCAGACTACGTCGCCAACTGCAGCCGCGCAACAGCGCTGCGTCATTCAGTGAAGTTGAAAGGCTTGTGACCTTCATCTTTTGCGACAGTGCCGACATTTAGAATGTTTGTGACCCGTTTCCGGTCGGAAGCCGATCACATGCAGGATCGGGAACAGTGCTACGGGCCCGCGGAACTCGGTCTTGTGCATGCGTGAACTCTTGTGTGTACGCCTACGTGATCGCAGTATCGGCTTAGAAAACAAGCGCCAGGTTAATCGTGTCGGGGGATTCCGTTGTGAGAACACATTCCCTGGCACGTAACAAGTCAGACGTGGTGTTTGGATAGTCCTTTTCCACAGCTGGACAGTGCGTGGAGGCACTGACAACAGTTTTTTCGACACCATTAGTTGGTATCACCTCGTTGATTCAACTTGATCAAAACGGTGACCCTCAGTCTCGGTGATATCGGCATCGTATTCACAttcagagaggaaagagttCCGTCACTCTTCCCCCCTTAGCACATCTGGAGAACAAAAGCATCCGTGCGTCGCGAGACTAAAATCGAGTGAGAGAACGTGGTTACCCTAGAGAAAGCCGCTGCCTATTacttgaagaagacgcaCCTTGTCCAAAAGACCTAGATTGTCTTCTGTCAGAAGTGAAATAATCTCGGCCGGGCGTGGCAAGGGCCGCAAAGTGGTCTACGCTTCTAGATGCTGTCGGCGCATGCGGCATTGGCACCGACTCACGAGCGGGTAACTCACACACAGGACTTGGCTGAAGTGGACAGCAGATAGAGGCTAAAGGATGATAGAGTGCCTGGGGCGAAGGCTGGCACACCCTTGCAAACGTGACTTTCGTGCCAGTGCGGGTGCTAGGAAAAGGTCCTGACGACcgcagaagcgaacgatGCTCCTCGGTGGTCGTCCGGTGGGAGTCTCGCCGCGGCGGTCTCGCTGGGCTATCTAGAAGAGTCCCTGGCAAAATTCTGCTTGGAGCCGCGGTAAAGGGTGCCTCTAGCAGGGGGTTCTGATCTCCTTCCGCAGGACACGGGTTGCCTTCTTGCGAATGATAGGAAAAGGGCTGGAGGTGGCCTTCCTGCCGGTCATTTCTTCCTGGATTCAATTCTAACTTAAAACTCGGTGATATGTGCGTATGCCGTCCAGTGCGTTGGGTAATTGTAGGTGGCACGGAGACGGCTGTCCGAGCGCCTGTTGGCGCGTAATTCGTAGACTGTATGCAGCACCATGGACCAGGAGAACATTCGTCGCCAGATGTTTCACGTGTAGGGTGTACCAAAGGATCCTTCATAGAAACGGCACCTTTCGCACTCGACTCATCTCTCGGCAGCGGAGCACAGGGAGACTCACACGTACGAGGGTTCAAATAATGGGGATATTCTTTATAAGGCTGGTGGGACATCCTCCAAAGAGGTGCTGAAcacggcgaagagagacaccgacaGGCAAACGTGTTGTGAGAAGCAGTCTGATGCGTGTTTCTGCAACGCGAACTCGGTGTTTCGCTCTTGGCTTTTGCAGAGGTGGAACGACAGAGGGCGCCATCAGCCTCTTCCGACACAAAGCGTCCCGTCAGAAATTTGAGGCTGCTGAACTGTGTGTCCCCACTGTCACCATTAGATGGTATTTGAGCTGTTAGAACAGATTTCTGCGCACTTAGACTTTTCGGTCGGCTACGCGGATCTTCCACGAGACACGCTGACAGAAGTTCATCCCTGAGTTGTTCTCTGGTCGCGACCCGCGAACCTGGATGCGAAATTTTGTCCCCTGACTCGAAgggcttcgcgtctctgggATACGACGCAGACCCTACTAGCGGCATGACTGATGCCCGAGAGGAGCAATCACCGTTGTCCTCCACAGCCTCAGCGGATCCGTGTTGCAGGCCACTCTGCGCGCGCAGCAGAAGTGTCGGAGCAGGCTTAACAGTTACCGGCCACGGTGGTAACCGGAACTTCTGACGTATATAGAGGTCGTTGTAGATCTGAGTTAGCTTCTGCCGACTTTTCTCCTCCAGAATGTTTATTCTGCACTCAAGTCTTTCCGCAAGCTTAGAAGATGAATCAATACAGTCAAGGAGTTGTATATAGGTTCTGCGAGCGCTGTCGCGCCTACATTCCTTCAGATTGTCTGGAGGAGAGTGACTCGAGGCAGACGCCTCTGTAGAACATCGGTTTGCGTACTCCCGGGCCTGCTGGAGTCCCGTCCAGAGGCGCTGTGTTTCGACTCTCAGTGTTCGCAAGCCTTTGAAGACGCCTTCTAGCTGACCAGGCACGGGTGCGTTTTGGTCTTCTGCAGGTTCATCCTCAACACCCGACCGAGTGGGTTTTTGACGAGACCCAGTCTTTTTTCGAGGTCGACTTCTTGAAACCCTTTGGACACTTGTGCTACTGGGTGAGGATATGCTGAGTGAATCGCAGAGAGGCTTCGAATCTACTGCAGGAATAGGGGGGACTGTTGAGGACGTGGCTGGGTATTTCACGCTTGGCGAATCATCGGCAACTCTGTTGTAGAAAAACCGGCGGGGCAACCGGCTTCCAGTGAAGCCCTGCAGATCTTCACTTTTACTCCTTGCACTGCGTTGCTGCTGCGACAGTCCCGCCGTCGATATTCGTCTGTCCACAGCTTCTAATGTTGACTTGAGGCACTGAATACTTTTGTAGCTTTCCCTATCGATCTTGTCCAAAATGCCTCTCAGTCGGTCTGTTTTATTCTGTTGGTCCAAATCCCAGTCAGCCAGTTCCTCATCCATGGCTACAGAATAATCATCTCGAGTCACCATTGCTCCATCGATGTTACATGACCTCAGGTGTTTTTCGTTACGCAGGTCTATCATCTCGCACTCGTAAAGGGTATGGCCATCCACAAAGCGGCCGATTAACCAGGATCAAGCTTGTCAATCTGGGTTTCACCCGACTTCACAAAGAAACTCAATAGCAGCCCCCGCTTGTTTTCGCGTGTACGCGGCATCGCTTTATGCGTTAAATATTCGCAGCAACGTATAAGGTATGTTTCTTCAAACATCAGTATTCGAGCGAAACTCTTTTTTCAGAACGGTAGTTCCCTACGTACTTCCAATGTTTCATAGTCAGCACGCACTTTGATTCTCGTGCAGAAGCAGACATTTGCATGGGAATTATATTCGTCGCACTGATACCAGTCGGCATGGGCAGCGGGGTCAGATTCATGTaacagaacagagacaggtgaACACCATACTGTTTCTTCAGTACCACGTAAATGCACCACCCTCCAGTGCACACGGTCCCCCTTGCGCTCGACTGACGAATAATCCTTTTTTCCGTAGGGATCAAATTCCAGAACCGGTCCTGGTAGCCGTTCCTATCATGTGTCAGCGACCCCCCTCACGGCCTCCCCAGCAGCGGTGTCCAATCAACAGGATTGTATCCAGTAGACTGTTTATAGTATTGCACAGATTCATGTTCCCCTTGCCACTTCTCGTTACGCATGTTAAAAGACGGTAGCCTTTTCATGGGGCTGAAAGTTCCCACATGCACTTCGTTAGCGGGCTTCGCACACACCAGGATAAAGGGAAGAATCAAGCAGCTACCTGTGATTCTGTAACTAGACGCTGTCACCCGGCGGCCGTTCTCTGCTAACACCGAATAGCCTCTCCTTAACAGCACTTGCCACGTCAGACTACGAAGCCAATTTCCGAATAGGTCTACGCATTTAGTTGCCATTCTCAAATGCTAATGCATTAAACTAAAGACCTCTCACCGAAAAAACGTCTCTTAACAGATCCGATGTACGCTTTCAACCACTTGCAAGGTGTGCTTGAAGAGTTCCTACCTACCGTCTCTTACACAGATCCAATGTACGCCATCAACCCCTGGCAAGGTGAGCGCAGGGAAAGGGGACGGCACATTGCACCTGTTTCTTGCAAAAACACCGAATCGTTCTCAGACACGATGCTGTTACCTTTTATCGTTAAATAGAACTAGGAAAACCCACGGCCAGCCGAAATGGTAGATGACAGTGCTCTCACCATGTATGCGAACGGATCGATGTTCTCGTATGAGACGTAGCTGGAATGTGTTCCTCACTCATCCTAGCGCTCCGCATGCACGActtcctgcttctgcgtGCGGCGCTGTGTTGCGAGCTTCCGCTAGAACAACAGACTCTTTATTCGAAAGTTAATAGATCTACACAAGTTACATGGTATAGATTGGGAACAATCTGTCTCTACACGTTTTTAGCCACACTTACGTATTACACCTGATGAACTATCCTTCCTAACAATCTAATTCGACAAAAGAGTGAGCTGCTTTGGTGCTGTTGACACAATCCGACAAGTAGAAATCTAAACCTTTtcgaaaacagaaacggtACTTCAACTACCGTACGCCTAAAAGTTGCTCTCTTAATGCAAAATTCTACAAATCTCGTCCGTTTCTCCGAGCTCATACAGTAGCAGAGATGAGAGTCTACAGAAAAACAGCAGGGTCCTGATCGCCAAATTGTGCAATGCTTCCCCTCCTCCACGGTGCGCGATTCGAGCTCGCAAATACAATACTAAGTTCGTTGCAACTGTTGACTGTTGTAGAGTGGCGACGGCAGCCTCGACTACGGCTTCCATTGGCAACTCGTCAGCGTGCAAAATTATTcttgcctcctctcttctttcctagTTTCTTGACCATCTACATCTGCTGCCAGCTAGCAAAACGCAAAACGCGACGCACGGAATTGAACTGAGCAACAACCACCGGGAACTACATTATACTCGGTTGAGAAAATGGAGCTGCACGCCAGCCCTCAACCCAATGTAATTCACGCCCTGCTGGGTTGCGGCCACTGCTCCCCATTCTATCGGCCGTGCACACGTTCACTTTTGCCGTCACTGAGAAAGGACTGGAGAACTGCTCCCATAAGACCATGTCACGCGTCTTTCACTAATTAACCTGCGATTCGTCACCGGGTACCAACCATCAACTTTCCACAGCTGACACACGCAGTCGATTGAAACCAAATGAAGATATCCGAGCAACCAAATGAAGATATCCGAGCAATTTCCCCCCAAACATATGCGACAGCAGGTGAAGTAACATGGGGTACGATCACAACAAAGCTACCTCCAAttactctctctctcctgttaAGAACCCTATGTCATCCTTAAGCTGTTGTTTGTCCTTTTCAAGCTGCTGCACATCGTCGATCACGTTCATCTCGTCTTGAACAACAGACGCCACCGCGCTCACTGCATCTTCCAGTTGCAGGGTTTGCTCCGAATTAAGCCCTTCTGCTTGAGCCACGTCTTCGATCGCTTCCTCTACTGTTTCGCCTTTGTTCAACGCACGAAAGAAAATCTCCTCGtccctctgcatgctttTCATAGTATCAATCACCTCCTCCATGTTAACATTGCCGACTTCGCTGTACGATCCATCTGAAGTTTTAATGCTGAACGCAACGAAAGCATAACAAACACGCGTCGAAGAACGTGCTTCACTCCACTCCAGACGACGCATAGAATATAACGCAAAGCTTTCCGCGTCGCAATCACTTGACCGGCTGTCTTACACGTAGTCAACTTACGCGATCTTGAGCAAGTCCGGGTTGCCTGTGGGTCTCTCCACACGATACGTGTTCCCCATCATCTCCAGCTCTACAGATTCTCCGATTCCTAATCCCTGCCCTGTCCCTCCACTCAGCAAACCAAGGAGAGACGCCCGATCTGAGACGGCGCTCGACTGGTTGTCGCCGCCTTCGGCAGCGTAAGCGCCGGCAGACAGGCACACGAACACCGATGCAGCAGCTCCGACAATAGCGCTCACACGCACCATCTTGCTTGATTTCTTCAAAGAACAACAGCAAGTGAAAAATGAATAGCCTTTGATTTGGCCAGCCACCAAACAACACAAGCAAACCGAGTTGCGTCTATACAGACGTGTCGAAACAAGCTGACACTCACTGTACAACTTAACTGATAAAAGGTGGGAGAAGACAGCACCCAAAAACGCAAGCTCGCTCGGCAGTTTCAACCGATAAAATTGCAAAGTAATGTTATGGCTTTACCGATTGCCCAATGCGAAGTGGGGTGGTCACAACCGTCGAGTCGAGACGCAGCGGTGGACCGGGAATTGGTCCGCAATGAGACGAGGGCAAACAACCTGTGCCCGCTTACGGCGTCTCAAACCATGTTTTCGTTCAGCGTGATCGTATGGTCAACAAACAGCATATTCCTCCCGCCGCGACCCCAGCGATTGGTATTCGTGACGAGTACCACGCTATGAGAGGGGTGCCTCGCGCAGCTGAGACGCCAGGTGACCGGTGGTCGCCCACGACTCCGCGCGCTTCAGTGGGGAACGACGCTCATCAGCAATCCCGCTTGTCGCATACGCCGTGAATCCGCGTGTCGCATACGATCACCAGTACTAGCAGCCTCGAGGTTTTCGGTGGAGTTGCAGTTGCGTATGCCAGTGCGTCACAGCGCTGAACTACTGGCAGGTAGACACATCTGGCAAGCTACTGCTGTGTCTGAAGCGTGCCGATGTGTGCGCGTACGCTTACAGAGAGCCTGCAAGACACTGGTTGGAAGACAAAATTTTTCTTCTCAAGAGTTGAGCTTTAGTTTGGTCACTCGCCGTTGGTTGTTCTGTGTGCTAGACGTACTCTAACGCAAACCAGTCGAGGAACAcacgaacgagagagacggcaaTATCTCCCGTCGCGCTATCACACCGGGTAAGGTCACGAGCTTCCGACTGGCACTGTGTATATCTTAATGGGGGGGTGACGCACGATTGGATCACCCAAATTCCGAGCGGTTTGAGGAAGGGAAACGAGCGCGGTTAACAGCTCGTCGTTGGAGGACCTGTAGTGGTCGGGACTAAAGACGTATTAATGCAGTCGGACGCCACTGACCATCCATGGGGTTTAGAGGCATGCTGATTTGCGGAGGAGGGGGGGAGGGTAAGCATCTTACCCGAAGATGATGGCACTCGGTCACTGAGAGACGATAGAGTGAACTGCGGGGAAGGAGGTCGACTAGTGCGACCAGGGAAAGCACCTGGTAGGAAGAGCGTCGGGGGTGGCGGTAACAGGGGAGGCAACAGAAAGGCACAGCAGCGCTACTTGGTGGGTGACGGCTATCacagcgaaggcggcgcagTGTTACACTACCGTAGTGCGTGTGGCACTCGTATTCACTGAAGTGATCGCTATTTTGTTTGCGTTACTGTGCACAGCAACATGGATTGCGGACAGTGCAGAAGGCAACTGCACGCAGCAGGTGTTCTAGGCTTGTTTGTCACCCTTGCCACAGCAACCGTAGGATTGAGCCAAAGGTGAGTCAAGCGTCGTAGAGTTTTGCTACGTGTAGGCACGGGAAGTTGCAGTCACCCTTCTTGTTGGTAAGTGTTTTGCAAGGCGTTGTGTTGGCACAACTGGCGTGCAGGGTGCCAGAGCTACCAGAAGTGGAGTCCTTTGATGAAGTAGGCACGGGAGCTCGACGGTCCGGGTCCATTGCGACCCTTCTTCCACAAGACGCTGTTTTATATGAGAACTCAGAGGACGTTGCCGTTCCGAGTGATTCAGCATCGACCCCGTCATACTTTCATGTGGAATCTCCAAGTGCTAGTGTGGAAGCCGCGACTGGCGCTGTGGGAGAGGTGGTGCCGGACTGTGAAGAACAACAGGAACAGGGTGACACGACGTTATCCGATCACGATTTCCATTCAGGTGGAACTGAACAGGAGGGTTTGCCGGAAACAGAGGTGGCGCATCAGCatgagacagaagaacagtACGGGACTGAAGGGATGCCCCCCCCTGTTCTGCCACCTGCACCGGTAGTCCATCCGCGTTTTATTGCAG
This Toxoplasma gondii ME49 chromosome VIII, whole genome shotgun sequence DNA region includes the following protein-coding sequences:
- a CDS encoding hypothetical protein (encoded by transcript TGME49_270270~Predicted trans-membrane domain (TMHMM2.0):120-143:152-175:278-301); the protein is MSSQASARTGLSPAEEAFLSYDWAKSAKWQAYLDSLYPTPPLNKMMKWKKKFFKTHEDPTFVPDSPALAAALNEEDPSNAQQSHTQPPSSGTSGNVPTYSYSQPSQRFSPPARRSFLRSKLLPPLCAVGLVVGVILSLLSVFTPRQDSEPSTRPGLTGSSVLFVSFLLHVYIVLGGPPVRFSNFTESISTNLPPYVQQALHLDAAHAIFYLLFTASMPPSLPVTLSPAISALLVFSTLMGEGDGIPVVVKTNSLVLKAITKVQMNRMLLMQQRADVEVFFGVFFIVSRILTLNFSVSHSIIPIFLYFHLFRIRYSTCGFTHTTFRRIDAFISGLVYKPMCPPFVASLYRRVQTLCKALVNPQTTSPTAAAQQRCVIQ
- a CDS encoding hypothetical protein (encoded by transcript TGME49_270260), coding for MIDLRNEKHLRSCNIDGAMVTRDDYSVAMDEELADWDLDQQNKTDRLRGILDKIDRESYKSIQCLKSTLEAVDRRISTAGLSQQQRSARSKSEDLQGFTGSRLPRRFFYNRVADDSPSVKYPATSSTVPPIPAVDSKPLCDSLSISSPSSTSVQRVSRSRPRKKTGSRQKPTRSGVEDEPAEDQNAPVPGQLEGVFKGLRTLRVETQRLWTGLQQAREYANRCSTEASASSHSPPDNLKECRRDSARRTYIQLLDCIDSSSKLAERLECRINILEEKSRQKLTQIYNDLYIRQKFRLPPWPVTVKPAPTLLLRAQSGLQHGSAEAVEDNGDCSSRASVMPLVGSASYPRDAKPFESGDKISHPGSRVATREQLRDELLSACLVEDPRSRPKSLIYELRANRRSDSRLRATYNYPTHWTAYAHITEF
- the GRA1 gene encoding dense granule protein GRA1 (encoded by transcript TGME49_270250~Signal peptide predicted by SignalP 2.0 HMM (probability 0.999) with cleavage site probability 0.937 at residue 24) translates to MVRVSAIVGAAASVFVCLSAGAYAAEGGDNQSSAVSDRASLLGLLSGGTGQGLGIGESVELEMMGNTYRVERPTGNPDLLKIAIKTSDGSYSEVGNVNMEEVIDTMKSMQRDEEIFFRALNKGETVEEAIEDVAQAEGLNSEQTLQLEDAVSAVASVVQDEMNVIDDVQQLEKDKQQLKDDIGFLTGERE